In Sulfitobacter sp. W027, a single window of DNA contains:
- a CDS encoding Xaa-Pro peptidase family protein, translated as MSPSLNDRLSAYADIAADLSVDAVALVPGPNFTRAVDHAFMSHERPFVLVIPARGPAAALVPNLELGSWDLVGFEGAVFDWRDQTGYDDAFAALTQHLNITSLAVEGQVMRVFVHHALKKAQPDLRIIDAEREISAPRMIKTEAEVAALQEAIDISERALRATLDSVKLGQTEKEIEQKLVQMVFAEGADDLSFAPIVAAGDGSARPHAKAREDYRVKAGDALLIDFGARKNGFAADITRTVFLGHVSDEGREVYDTVLRANLAGLEATRAGVTAHEIDDVVTGVLEASPYADRIRTKTGHGLGRDVHEAPYIMRGNHMTLPAGTVYTNEPGLYEIGNFGVRIEDDVLITEDGYKSLTNFPKELMVLPC; from the coding sequence ATGTCCCCTTCACTGAATGATCGCCTCTCGGCCTATGCCGATATCGCCGCTGACCTATCGGTGGACGCCGTGGCGCTGGTGCCCGGCCCGAATTTCACGCGCGCCGTCGACCATGCCTTCATGAGCCACGAGCGCCCTTTTGTTCTGGTCATCCCCGCGCGCGGCCCCGCCGCCGCACTGGTGCCGAACCTAGAGTTGGGCAGCTGGGACTTGGTGGGCTTTGAGGGTGCCGTTTTTGATTGGCGCGACCAGACAGGCTATGACGATGCCTTTGCCGCGCTGACGCAGCATCTGAACATCACCTCGCTGGCCGTTGAGGGCCAAGTGATGCGCGTCTTTGTGCATCACGCGCTGAAGAAAGCGCAGCCCGATTTGCGGATCATCGACGCGGAGCGTGAAATCTCCGCACCCCGCATGATCAAGACCGAGGCCGAAGTCGCCGCCCTGCAAGAAGCCATCGACATTTCCGAACGCGCCCTGCGGGCCACGCTCGACTCTGTGAAGCTCGGTCAGACCGAGAAAGAGATCGAACAGAAACTTGTGCAGATGGTCTTTGCCGAAGGGGCTGATGATCTGTCCTTTGCGCCCATCGTCGCCGCAGGTGACGGCTCAGCCCGCCCGCATGCCAAAGCGCGCGAGGATTACCGCGTCAAAGCAGGCGATGCGCTGCTGATCGACTTTGGTGCGCGCAAGAACGGCTTTGCCGCTGACATCACCCGCACCGTTTTCCTTGGCCACGTCAGCGATGAGGGGCGCGAGGTTTATGACACCGTGCTGCGCGCCAACCTCGCCGGGCTGGAGGCCACCCGCGCAGGCGTCACGGCGCATGAGATCGACGACGTGGTAACGGGCGTGCTCGAAGCCTCGCCCTATGCCGACCGCATCCGTACCAAAACAGGCCACGGCCTTGGCCGCGATGTGCATGAAGCGCCTTATATCATGCGCGGCAACCATATGACTTTACCCGCCGGAACGGTGTACACCAACGAACCCGGTCTCTATGAGATCGGCAACTTTGGGGTGCGCATCGAAGATGACGTGCTGATCACCGAAGATGGCTACAAATCCCTGACCAACTTTCCGAAGGAACTGATGGTGCTCCCGTGCTGA
- a CDS encoding ABC transporter substrate-binding protein, translating into MSFKTKLATGAMLAALGATAASAQSLVYCSEGSPEGFDPALYTAGTTFDASSHPIYNRLAEFKVGTTEVIPALAESWEVSEDGMKVTFELRQGVKFHSNDQFTPTRDFNADDVIFSFDRQGNEENPYHTVSGGTWEYYGGMSMPDLIESIEKVDDYTVVFNLTRPEAPFIANMAMDFASIVSKEYADAMMEAGTPEMVNQAPIGTGPFRFQAYQKDAVIRYLRNDEYWGDPAKVESLIFAITPDASVRYQKVQAGECHVTAYPNPADVQAMKDAEDIVVMEQEGLNVGYLAYNTQVAPFDNANVRKALNMAIDKQAIIDVVFQGSGEIAKNPIPPTMWSYNDAIEDDNYDPEAAKAMLEEEGVTDLSMKIWAMPVQRPYNPNARRMAELMQEDFSKVGVDVEIVSYEWGEYLERSKSKDRDGAVLLGWTGDNGDPDNFLAVLLGCDGVEKSNRAQWCNEEFDALIQKAKVLPTQEERAPLYEEAQQIFKDQAPWATIAHSVVYMTMRPEVEGYVVHPLGGHIFNQVGLKQ; encoded by the coding sequence ATGTCTTTTAAAACAAAACTGGCCACAGGCGCCATGCTGGCGGCACTGGGTGCCACAGCCGCCTCGGCTCAATCGCTGGTCTATTGCTCCGAAGGCTCGCCCGAGGGTTTCGACCCCGCGCTTTACACTGCAGGCACCACTTTCGATGCCTCCAGCCACCCGATCTACAACCGTCTGGCCGAGTTCAAAGTCGGCACGACCGAAGTCATCCCCGCGCTGGCCGAAAGCTGGGAAGTCAGCGAAGACGGCATGAAGGTAACCTTCGAGCTGCGTCAGGGTGTGAAATTCCACTCCAATGACCAATTCACGCCGACACGTGACTTCAACGCCGACGACGTGATCTTTAGCTTTGACCGTCAGGGCAACGAGGAAAACCCCTATCATACCGTCTCTGGCGGCACATGGGAATACTACGGCGGCATGTCTATGCCCGACCTGATCGAGAGCATCGAAAAGGTCGACGATTACACCGTGGTCTTCAACCTGACCCGCCCCGAAGCGCCCTTCATCGCCAACATGGCCATGGATTTCGCATCGATCGTGTCCAAGGAATATGCTGACGCGATGATGGAAGCTGGCACACCTGAAATGGTGAACCAAGCGCCCATCGGCACCGGTCCGTTCCGGTTCCAAGCCTACCAGAAAGACGCGGTCATCCGTTACCTGCGTAACGACGAATACTGGGGCGACCCAGCCAAAGTCGAAAGCCTGATCTTCGCGATCACGCCCGACGCGTCGGTCCGTTACCAGAAGGTGCAGGCGGGTGAATGCCACGTGACGGCATATCCAAACCCTGCCGATGTTCAGGCGATGAAAGACGCCGAAGACATCGTGGTGATGGAACAGGAAGGCCTGAACGTGGGCTATCTGGCTTACAACACGCAGGTCGCGCCCTTTGACAACGCCAATGTCCGCAAAGCGCTGAACATGGCGATCGACAAACAGGCGATCATCGACGTGGTGTTCCAAGGTTCCGGCGAAATCGCCAAGAACCCGATCCCGCCGACCATGTGGTCCTACAACGACGCCATCGAAGACGACAACTATGACCCCGAGGCCGCCAAGGCGATGCTTGAGGAAGAAGGCGTCACCGATCTGTCCATGAAGATCTGGGCAATGCCGGTTCAGCGTCCCTACAACCCCAACGCCCGCCGTATGGCCGAGTTGATGCAGGAAGACTTCTCCAAAGTTGGCGTCGATGTTGAAATCGTCTCCTACGAATGGGGTGAGTATCTTGAGCGTTCCAAGTCCAAGGATCGTGATGGCGCGGTGCTGCTGGGTTGGACCGGTGACAATGGCGACCCAGACAACTTCCTCGCGGTTCTGCTGGGCTGTGACGGTGTCGAGAAATCCAACCGCGCTCAGTGGTGCAACGAGGAATTCGACGCGCTGATCCAGAAAGCCAAGGTTCTGCCGACCCAAGAAGAGCGTGCGCCGCTGTACGAAGAAGCGCAGCAGATCTTCAAGGATCAAGCCCCTTGGGCCACCATCGCGCATTCGGTCGTCTACATGACCATGCGTCCCGAAGTTGAAGGCTATGTCGTGCACCCGCTGGGGGGCCACATCTTCAACCAAGTTGGCCTGAAGCAGTAA
- a CDS encoding XRE family transcriptional regulator encodes MRKQRHRLSLTLQQLGEASGVSVGYLSQVERGRATPSLGTLSQIAVALQVDVSFFIHTPKTQDSLTRAEERPRFAVSGSSIEYEKIGADFPGHELSSYIMNVPPGYASEEVVHEGEEVIYILEGEIAQVVDGGEHIMRPGDSLHYLGSSPHSWSNKTDKPARVLWVGRMQYEQAAGANRIRPNEGAIATAFASSRP; translated from the coding sequence ATGCGCAAGCAACGTCACCGTTTGTCCCTGACACTGCAGCAGCTGGGCGAAGCCTCCGGTGTGTCGGTCGGCTATCTGAGCCAAGTTGAACGGGGCCGCGCGACACCGTCGCTGGGCACCCTGTCGCAGATCGCCGTGGCGCTTCAAGTTGATGTCAGCTTTTTCATCCACACGCCCAAGACCCAAGACAGCCTGACCCGCGCCGAAGAACGTCCGCGTTTTGCCGTGTCGGGGTCTTCCATCGAATATGAGAAGATCGGCGCTGATTTTCCGGGCCATGAGCTGTCCTCCTACATCATGAACGTGCCGCCGGGCTATGCCTCGGAAGAGGTCGTGCATGAGGGCGAAGAGGTGATCTATATCCTTGAAGGTGAGATCGCGCAGGTCGTCGATGGGGGGGAACATATCATGCGGCCCGGCGACAGCCTGCATTACCTCGGCAGCAGCCCGCATTCATGGTCCAACAAAACCGACAAACCCGCGCGCGTCCTTTGGGTGGGCCGCATGCAATACGAACAGGCCGCTGGCGCCAACAGAATACGTCCGAATGAAGGGGCAATAGCCACCGCATTCGCGTCGTCACGCCCGTAA